The Poriferisphaera corsica DNA segment TCAATCCGACAGGCAATCCGAACAACAACTCTCTTGTACTGATGTACACGGGCTCATGGTATGTCGGTAATGGGGAAGGGACATTAAAAGATGTTTACACATCTGGTTGGGCAAATGTCAAAATGCCAATCACACAAGAGTGGAATGGCACCGAAGATTCGAGCGGTGATCGTCATAACAGTGCTGTAAATGTTGCATTCTCTGACGGTCACGGTGCGTCAACGAACGAAGGCAACTGGGAAGACGTTTACCTGAGCCCACATAAATAAACAACAATCGTTATCTGATGTTTAACGGCATCAGATAGCTTTTAGATTCATATTTAATATCTAGTTTTAGTTCTTAACGACAATACAACTCTCTATTTCATATTTGGAGGAACTTATGAAGACGCTTTCACTAACCGCATTGACTGCTGCCGCATTGATTGGTTTCAGCACATCAGCAAACGCTGATTTTAATATCGCTGGTGCAATGCAAGGCTGGAATCCCGCTGCTGGCGACACGATGACGGACGTAGATGGCGATGGTACCTATGAGTACACATTTGTCGGTTTAAATGCAGGAGAAACATACAATTTTAAGATTATCGACGGAGACGCTTGGGGCGACCCTGAGATCACACCAAGCGATACGCCTGCAATCGCTGATGCAAGTGGTGAGATCACGATTTCATACAACACCAGCTTGGTACAGCCATTTGTACAGCCATTTGCAGGCTGGGATTCAGGCTACACCGACGAAAGCACTCCAGTGATCCTCTATACAGGTCAAATACTTGATTGGACAGCTCCAGAATTGCTAGCTGCTCCAGATACGCTTCCAACAACTTGGAATGTTGCAGGTAGCTTCGAAGGCTGGAACAACGCAGATGCTGAAACTGAAATGACGGATGTCGGTGGTGGCATCTTCGAATTCAGCACAACTTTGGCTGCTGGCGATTACGAGTGGAAAGCTGCTGCTGATGGCGCATGGGATACAAACATCGGCGCATTCGGATACAAGATTGACGACTCAACAGAATACGGCAATCTTAAGTTCTCCGTTGCTGAAGATAATACGGATGTAACGTTCCGCATCGATGCAAACACTGGCACTGCAGTTGCTGTTATTCCAGAACCAGCAAGCTTGGCATTGCTCAGTCTTGGTGGTCTTGCGATGCTTCGTCGCCGCAAATAATAGATCTGCTTGACGCGGAAGCTAATACTTAATTAGACCCCGGTAGCGGGACGCGTCGGCAAACTTGCTGACGCGTCCCGTATTTTATTACCCACTTATTTTTTATAAGCAATGCACACATCCCGCCTTGTCATCACGACACCTACGCATTGCCGAGCTTAACATCAATAACCACGTCATTTAACGATGTCGTCTTGCAAAAGGGCT contains these protein-coding regions:
- a CDS encoding pullulanase X25 domain-containing protein, coding for MKTLSLTALTAAALIGFSTSANADFNIAGAMQGWNPAAGDTMTDVDGDGTYEYTFVGLNAGETYNFKIIDGDAWGDPEITPSDTPAIADASGEITISYNTSLVQPFVQPFAGWDSGYTDESTPVILYTGQILDWTAPELLAAPDTLPTTWNVAGSFEGWNNADAETEMTDVGGGIFEFSTTLAAGDYEWKAAADGAWDTNIGAFGYKIDDSTEYGNLKFSVAEDNTDVTFRIDANTGTAVAVIPEPASLALLSLGGLAMLRRRK